The following DNA comes from Lemur catta isolate mLemCat1 chromosome 19, mLemCat1.pri, whole genome shotgun sequence.
AGCTCATGACCCCGAAATTGCTTGCGGAAACAGCGGGGATGATCGGTGTCCAGGAGATGCGAGACGCCTTCAAGGAGGTGAGTTGAGAGTGCCGTGGTGGTGGTTGAAGGAGAGGCCTGTGATTCATCATTACCGGGAACAGAACCCACCAAAACCAATTTTTCTACCCATGGTGAGATCAATAAGGAAGGAAACTAACATATTCCAAACACTGGCAATGGATCAAGGCCTCTACATATCTTATCTGATTTAATCCCCACCAAAAAACATTAGGGGGAAGCAGTCAATTACCCCAGtcatacagatgaggaaactgaggttcatgAAGATGACCAGTCTTATCCAAGATCTTGCAATTTCCAAAACCAATGTTAGGGCCTCTCCTCCTTGTGTCTGTCACAGGAAGGATGCATCCAAGAATTTGAGATCCCAGAAGGGAACTCAAAGGGATCATCTAGTTTAAGCTACTTGCTGTAGAGATGCTAAAAAGTGAAACCCGGGGAGAGTAAGTTGTTTCTCATTCAGAGCTTTCAACCACACGTGGCAAAAATAAAGAATGGTGTGGTGTTTGGAAGCAATGACTTTGGAACCAGACTgacacaggttcaaatcccaggagatcacctactagctgtgtgattttctCTCCCAGCTTCAGAAAAAGACCTACAGCTGCACCATCCAATAGAATTTTCTGTGGCCACAGAAGTGCTCTGTCCGAAAACAGTAGCCACTGACCACATGTGGCCATTGGGCCCTTGAAATGGGAAccgatttttttattttatttcatttcgaTAGCTTtcaattacattatttatttaattgccaTTCATATTCAGTTGAATAGAAGCACCCAAGTATTTAAAcacaattcatttaaatttagaaCAAATACTTGATACAATTATTGGAAAAGCTTCATCTGGAGCAACTTGAGtatgtgaatctactttttcaactgtAACCTTTATGCAAAtcaagtatttcttttcttttcttttcttttttttttttttttttgagacagagtctcgccctgttgcctgggctagagtgagtgccgtggcgtcagcctagctcacagcaacctcaaatccctgggcttaagcgatcctcctgcctcagcctcccaagtagctgggactacaggcatgcaccaccatgcctggctaattttttctatatatatttttagttggccagataatttttttctatttttagtagagacagggtcttgctcttgctcaggctggtctcaaactcctgaccttgagcgatccacctgtgtcgacctcccagagtgctaggattacaggcatgagccaccgtgcctggcccaaatCAAGaatttctgataaaaaaaaaattgagtatcTGAACTGAGAAGTGCTGTaagtaaaatacacactggattaaGACTTAGTATGTTTAGGATAATTAGCATAAGTATACTTGTGTATTTAAGTAAACTTCTGTGCTAAGCGTGTTAACTAAGTACGCTAAGCACATACTAAGAACTTAGTATGCTATCATGCTGTCTTATGCAATGCAGTGTGCATAAAAAGAATATAACATAGTTCACTAACAATTTTTAGCCTGAATACATGACAAAATGATAATagtttggatatattgggttaaataaaatcgattattaaaaattaatttcacttgttccttttaactggttttttttttttttcccttaatgtgggtactggaaaattttaaatgacccGTGAGGCTTGCATTGCATTTCTCTGGGACAGCCCTGCTCTAGGGAAATCGTATTCCAGGCTCAGGAAGCTGCAAGCGTACACATGCTGTAAGGCAGGAAAGCGTGTTTGAGGACCAGGCTGGGAGTCCTGGGGAGGCGTGGGCTGGAGAGACACTGGCATGAAATAGACAAGGCCTCAGAGTCGCCAAAGGCAGGGCCAGACAGCAGCTTGTGTGACAGGAGCTTGTGCACTGTGCAACTGTGTCAGGATTTTGTTCCGAGTGGGACAGGAAGCCACCGGggattttaagcaggagagtgacaaGCTCTGAGTTATGTTTTAAATGAAGCCCTGACGTGTAGAGAACAGACCACAGCAGGACCACCAGAGGGGCCAGAAGACCAATTAGGAGGTTGCCCTGTTAATCCAGGCGAGAGATGACTGTGGGTTGAGCCAGTTAGCACAGGCAGATCTCGAGGACAGTTGGCTCCCGCTACGTTTTGGAGGTTGAGCCTACTAGACTTTCTGGTAGATTGGTCAAGGGTAGGCAGGGTAGAGGTTTGGAGGCAGTTGTCAATTCGacaaatatatatcaatattGCCCAAAAAATATTCATCCATAGTGCCCATGTGGAGAGCACTGATCTTGGGACGGAGCATGGACCAGTGAACGAGACACTTAGAAATTCTCgtcttctgtatctggcttatgtCGCTTGGCATAACATCCTCTGGGTTCATTCCTGTCATTGCATATGGCAGGATCGCCTCCTTTTgtgaggctgaataatattttgcaTGAGTCCATTTAGAGGCGGTACCTAAAacaatcaaactcatagaagcagagagcagaagggTAGTTGCCAGGGCCAGGGGAGGAGAAAATGGCGAGATGTTGTTCGGAGGGTGTAAGTTTCAGTGATGCAGGATGAgtagttctagagatctgctgtgtAATATCACGCCTGTGAATAACAACACTGCATGAAGACAAATAACCAGATTTAAAAATAGCCAAAgaacctgaacagacatttctcaaaagaagacatacaaacggTGACCAGGTGCATGAATAAATACCCGGCATCACTAATCAtttgggaaacacaaattaaaactataatgagatctCACCTCACACCCGTGAGGGTGGCTGTTATCGAAAAGATGacagtgttggtgaggatgtggagaaaagggaaccctggtacgctgttggtgggaatgtcaattgtgtatatttcaaaatagagagtaaatttcaaacgTATCACCCccaaaaatattcacaataagcaagtgaggtgatggatatgttaattagcttgatttaatcatttcacattgtatacatgtcaAAACATCCCATTGTaacccataaatgtatacaattgtGTTTTGTCgatcaaaaataatattcttaaatttttaaaaaacaaatgttgtaGCATGGTAATATCTAAGTTTTAAGTAAAAGGTTAGATTGTTTATGgtcaacaaaaaaattttgttgaTGGGTTAGATCTCATGTTAGGTATTCTCACCACCCCACGCCCctcgacacacacacacacacacacacacacacacacacacacacacacaatgcaaaATAACAAGGGAGCAAGCACTAGGAAATCTTTGGATGGGTGGATATGTTTATttccttgattgtggtgatagtttcacaggtgtatgcatttgtccaaactcatcaaactgtacacgTTAAATACGCACAGCTTTTTGTATGacaattatacctcaacaaagctgattttaaaataataaaagaatatgcaaatttttttaaaaacctgtccTTTCGAGATGACATTCCATTGGATGATGTGCCCAGAGCTCTTAGCTTGGTTCTTGACTCACAGTAAGTGATCAGGGAACTTCAACTGTCATTCTTGTTGCTGTCACCGTCCTCGTTGCTGATGTCATCCCCTCTGCTCCTGCTTAGTTCGACACGAACGGGGACGGGGAGATCACCCTGGCGGAGCTGCAGCAGGCCATGCAAAGGCTCCTGGGAGAGCAGCTCACCCCGCGGGAGATCTCCGAGGTTGTCCGGGAGGCTGACGTTAATGGAGATGGCACCGTTGACTTTGAAGGTGACGTTGTAGCAGGGCAGCCACCGCGGGAACCCACTTCCAGCTCCCCATGTGCTTTTCTCTGAGTTGGCCACTCCTCACTCTTTTCCGAGTTTGAGCTGGGATGGGGATGGCTGGTGGTGGAAGCTTTTGTTCTAGCCCTTTCTGCCCAGGGTGGGTCAAAGGGCTCAGTGTCTCTCACACCTGGTGGCTCCGAGGAACACTTTGCCTGAGGCCCTTCCCTACCTGAGCTGAGGATTCCCTTCCACCTCACCCATTCCGTCCCAGTTCACGGGAACAACACGCCCCTTGAGGAAGGTGGACGGACTAGCAGCTGGGACTCCAGGGTCAGGTTCTTGGGCTTCCAATTCAGGATCATCTCCCACTCAGCAAGTAGCCTCATCCTAGTCACTTCCTCTCCTTGAGTGTCTGTTTTCACATCTTCAAAATGGATTGATGCTAACACCTTTCTCTCAAAGTTTTGGAGAAAACTAAGAGAAATCATTCACTAAGCAGCGCTGTTTTTGTATTCTCCTTGTCTGTCACTGCTCATGCCATCTCACTGTCTGGAACACCCAATCCTCTTTCCCCCGGCCAGCTCCTAGTGATGCTCCTGAAAGGTGCCCCCGCCCTTACTGGACTGAGTGTCTCTCTTCTGTTCTCCCTGACAACACCCCGTGGTCGCCTCTGCAGGAATATCAACCCACGACCTCTTCATAGCTTATCATAGCTTATTGCCTGTCTCCCTCTGAGGCCAAGACTAAATCTTTCATCGCCACATCCCCAATTCCTAGCACAGAGCTCAACACATGTATATTGAATCATTGAACAAATTAAAGAGACCGGAGTTCTGTGTGAATGGGAAGTGGGGATTGTTTTAGTGGGAGGCATACATAGGGCTCATCAAGTTCTGCTTGTGACCCTCTCTGGTTCAAAGATCTCAGCATCTATCTGCTGCCTATAGACAAAACTCCAAAATTCTTAGTCTGCTATCCATGTCCATCCATCGTctggccccacccacccctctAGCCTGTATCTTCTGAACTTTTATGCTCTAGTGCAAATTTGGTACCTGCTCTGCTTCTCCAACTTCTGTTCCTCTGCACCTGATGTTCTGTCCACTGGCCACACCTTTCAATCTTATCCATCCCTCTGGAACTCACACCAACGCAGGCTTTACTAGGAAGCTTCCCTTCGTCTTTAGCTGTGAAGTCTCACGGAAGTTTCTGATCCTCTCCGTGGGGGTTATCACCATGGCAGGCCTTGCTGTATTGAGCTGTGTTCGCCTCCGCTCTGGATGACAGAGGAGTCTTCCCTAAACCTTATCCACTCCATGGCCCAGTATGGAAACCTAGTAGATGTCTGTTGGACACCTGCTGGATCTAGTCAGGCTCAGGTGGACAGAGGACATAAAGTAAAATCTGGaagaggttggggtgggggtgggagatggaGCCTCAGGCCAACTGTAGGCAAGGGAAGAACAGGGTGACCCCCACCCAAGACCTGGGTGGGGCAGCAAGTTCATCTGGCATCTGGTCCTAGCAAGGTCAGGTGCaacctgccttccttcctgggTTACCGTCCACCGTCCACATGACCTCAGGTACGTTGGTCACCCCagctggcctcagtttcctatctgGCACTCACCACTCCAGGATGGTTGGAAGGATGAAATAAGATGCTAACAATTACTATTATGGAATACTTAATCCATTTAATGAGCATTAGGTCATTTAACCACCTTAACAGCCATATAAAGGAATATCGATCTTatgattcctattttatagatgaagaaacagaggtatGGAGAGCTCAAGTAATCTCTCAACGGTCACCAGGCACATGGGAaggactcaaaaaaaaaagtctggggTTTTTACAAAGAGGCACCTCACAGGGGATTTTTCTTTGCAGAATTTGTGAAGATGATGGCTCGCTGAGGAGGTCCTGGAAGCCCCCACACCGTCCACACGCTCAACGTGGATCAAGCACTTGAGGACCAAATCCCCGCGGCCCCGAAAAGGAGGaagggcggggggtggggggtggtgacaGGCCACGGTGTGGGTGGAGGTTAGACTGAAGGCAGTGGCTTTGCCGGGATGGGGGCGCCCATAGAGCTACAAGAGTCTGTGGATGGAAATTTGAGCAGTAGTAGGGTCTAGCTGCCATTTCAAAGTTCTAACGGTGAGTGACAGCTTTTTGCTCCACATAGCCCTAGGTCGCTGTGACCCACCAGGTCTCTTCCTCAGCTTCCCCTTGGGTTAAAATAGTCTTTTCTCCTATCAGATTGTCAAAAAGTTCAGTGCATGGTctacccttccccttcctccttcaaCTCCACTCATTCCTTTCTCTCGGCAAAAAGGAGGCGCCTCCGTGGTGGGGTCCCCTGGAGAGGCATTCAAAGTGAGCAAGGGGGCTCAACCCACCTTCCCCTGATTTCCTGGAAGCACAGCctggatttttctctctctctctctggcctctCACATCCTTCTCCTTGTGTGAGATATTCAGGGGACCGAATTAAATCACAAATCTGGATTATCAAGGTTTAGGGCAAGCTGATCCCTGGAGAATTAATCCCCCGCAAAATGTCATCATGCAAAGAGAGATGACAGGATCCCCCAAATCCCCAGCTCAGCCGCATTGCTGCGAGGTCTTCGAGAGTCTGTTAGACAGGAGGTCTGTTCCAGCCCCTCACATCCTGACGTCGGTCTGTGCTGTGAGACAGAAGGGAAAGACTCCTCCCCACCTCCGCCGAGAGCGGGACACTCCGGCCATGCAAGGgttaaaataaagaattactcTCACGCCTTCCTCCAAGTTTTTCTCACTTTGAAATCCACAGAGTAGATGTATGAAATGGCTCACCTGgttcaataaaataaacattaagaaaaggTGGAACCAGGATAATATAATTTCCTGACCTGTGGCCACTCTCCTTGTCCACTTGTCGCTGTCCTGAGACCATTTTGTCTTAAGCCTCacacttttcatttcttcctccttcctcctcttccttccttccttcttcccacccTTTAGATCTTAACAGCAATGTATTCAGGACTTGCTATGTGCAAGGCGCTCTTCCAAGCATGGGGCTGtagcaatgaataaaatagacaaaacccCCAGACCAGAGGGAGTTCATTGAGCACAGGAGGTgtatctgggggaagagcatttgAGACACAGTGTAgggcaaatgcaaaggccctggggcaggaacatACCTGTGGTGTTGGAGGACTAGCAAGGAAGCCACAGTGGCTGGAGAGGGCTCAACGAGAAGGGTCCAGAGTGGGCCAGGGGTTAAGCTGTGCAAGTACGTTCTTAGAGGGTATTGACACCAGAGGGtgttgagcagaggagtgacatgatgcAGCTCACCCTTGAAAAGGCAGCTCCAGCCTCTTTTCTCAGCCTTTCCGTTCCCTCTGTGCTCACACCCATCCACCCGCCCACACATTCACTCACCTGCTCAAAAAATCTTTGCCgagcccctgctctgtgcctggcattgtTCCAGGTGACGGAAAGAGAGCAGTGACAAGCTTCTTGACCTCCAGGCAACTCAGCAGAATCTTCTGCAAGGGCAGGAATATTCCAGACCTGTGCTGTCCGttatggtagccactggccacacgTGGCTCTTGAGTATTAAACATGGTGAGTGAGGCTGAGGAActgaattgtattttatttttattatcgagtaaaattttattaataaataagtgtTATTATCAATTACTTCAGTTCCATTGAGATCACCCCTGTGTGGCCAGTGGCTTCTATCTTGCAGGGCTCAGCTTCATGCCATGAGCCCAGGATTAATCCGGGTCCTGGAAAAAACCGGGTGATAAGGTCTTTGCGTTCTTGGAGGTTACATTCCAGTGTGTGAAGACAAGAAAACATGAAATCACTTAAGAGAAACTCGGATCAAGAGGAACATGTTGAGGAAGATAAAATGAGGCAGTTAGATACAAAGACACTTTGGGGATGGTGCAAGGACGGCTTCATTAGAATAGTCAAAAATGGCATCTCTCAAAGATGGGGCATCTCAGGTTGGGGCTCCTTGGAGTTCCTCCCCCATCAGAGAGTGCAGGAGGTTTACCGGGAGTTTCCTGGGGATCAACACTactgaagggaagggaggaaccAGGATTGGAGAGAAAAGGTGAACCACTGTGCAGGCTCAACAACCTCAGCTGAGCCCACGGGAGCTCTGGACACAGCTCATGAGAGTTGTCTCGCTTGGGTTGGAATAGCCAGGCCTTCAAACTTGGCCTTGGTCAGTCCTTGGCTAGGGCCCTCCCTGGGAAGGAAACGGCCCTGTGGAAGGGAGGCCACTTTGAAGCAGAGGACATCTCTAACTTGGATTGACCACCAAAAGCTGTGTGCAGACAGCACTGCTTAAAGCTGGGCACCaagtcctttctttctttctttctttcttttttttttttttttgagacagagtctcactctgttgcccgggctagagtgagtgcagtggcgtcagcctagctcacagcaaccacaaactcctgggcttaagcaatcctcctgcctcagcctcccgagtagctgggactacaggcacgtgccaccatgcctggctaattttttttttttttttgtatgttgttgagtgttttatttagaagaaaaagaggagggggacagagaatacagaaaatgaaaggaggaggaggaagagaacaacaacaacaaaaacagcaacaaaaataacaaacaatgTGAGTTTGCCTCTGGGCTCAGAGGGACACAGATTCTGTAATCAATTATTGATGTCTGCCATGGGCATGGGAGGGGAATAATTGTAGCACTCTTGGCAGTAAATTTTTTACCCTCTGTttaatactaatttatttattaataatctaATAAGTACCTACAAAGGCTCCACCCAAATCTGTGATTTCCCAGGAAGAGACAGCAGGCTGCAACTATCCCTAAAGGTCGCTGGGCTGAGAGTGTGATCTCCCCACCATGAGACTCAACAACCCAGCCACCAACTTCTTCCCTGCACATTTACCATCCCTCTCATTCTAGAAAGCGAAAAAAGGCCACCCCCCCCAGGGTTAATTTAAGACTCCTTTATTGGTGCTTACGCCACATGTTCCCTATGCTCTTCACAAAGGACCAGGTGATTAAAGGAGATGGGGGAGAGGGTGTTTCTAAAGGTGATTGTTTAAGCTTGAAAGAcgagatgagaaaaatgaagcatgtTCCGGCCTCCGTACTGCAGTCTTGCTCTGAAGATGTTTCTCCTCTCCCTGAAAATAGAAGCAAAGGCCAGCGTTCAAGTAATAAGTCTGGATTGGCTCAAAATGTAATGGAAGTGACTTTGTCTTGATTTTCTGGATTTAGAAGCTAGAGGGAGCAGCTGAGCCAACAGCAGTTAGACACACCCTGCGTCCACCTGGCTCATGGGGGCAGGTAGGTCAATGAACAAAGAGCCTCTTGACCTCAGCTCTGGTGATAGGTCTGGTGGGAGAGGGACCTGCAAGGAGACAGTTCTGCTGTGATGGGTAGAGGTGGAGGCTGGACACCAGACACGTTCTTAGTCCCAGCCACAGACTGGAGACCACTGTGGGTGCATTTCAACATCCACCCTGTTAAGATGGTAGCCACAGTCCCAAGCCCCCTCCTTTGCCCCTCCCTTGTTCCGGGAAGATAATTTTCACCACCAAGCCCAAGTTCAGGGAAGGTCACTAATTTGGTGTCATCTGTAAGCCATATGCGCTGTAAGGACAAATATTGGCAGAGCCACCAGAGTGTTCCACCCTGGAGGGGAGAGAAGTGGGTTTTGTCCACACATCCAATGAGAGGGCTTCTCTTTACTTTCAGATCGCTGAAGTGACAGAGCACAGTAGGGCAGTTGGTCCACGCAGGAGGTCTAGAGAGCATTTCTGTAGGCTGAAGatgctgcccccagcccaggtgaAAGCCAGACGGCAGAGACTAGAAGAAAAGCAGGGACAAAGCTGTCCTGTAGGGGTAGTTGACAATTTATGGGctgaggtggggcaggggcccAAATGACGAAGGAAGAGAAGTTAAACTTCATGTTTTCCTTGGCCGTCTACTCAACGATGGGAGTGATGGATCGACAACATGGTGCCTTGGCTTCTGGGGACCAGAGAAGGACATCCCCTTCTGTAAGTTGTCACATTCCAGTTGGAGAAAGTCTGCTTTCCTAATCTTTCACACTCATAGCCTCCCAGACTGGAGACTTGAAATAATACCTTTCTGAGTCTGAAAAAGTTGGCCCGTCCCCCCTTTGCTCTCCTGTCTGCCAGAGAAATCCAGATTTCTGCCAGCCTTCCAATTTGGGCAGGTGTCGAatttcctcccccagcctcccgagCCCTGACTCCATCATATCTTTGGAAAGTGGAGCCCACCTCGCTGGGAAGCTCAGCTACTCAGGCAGGCTGGGAGGACCAGATCTCAGCTTCCCATCGGAGAAGGACCCAGCTCTGATCCCTGCTCTCACCGTGGCATCAGCAGTACACCCAGGTGTGGTCCTGGTCATAGTTGTAAGAAGTCGCACACCACTTAAGGTTCTCCTTGGATCCTTTGTTAGTGCAGTTATAATAATTCTTGTTTTTGTAATTGAATGGGAAGTGGCAGGGAAAGCCAGGAACCAATGAGGAAATTCCTAGGGAGAAGAAGGGTTTGAGACAGAGGTTATTTGCACTGCGGTGCAGGCTTGGACTTCAGAGCCGACCCCTGAGATTCAAAACTGGGTGATGACAGCATTGGTTGTGCTATCTGTGCTCTGCTCAGAGGCACCCACTAGAAGGATGAATTTTGACCTAATCCTAAAGGTCAGAAGAATGTCGCTGAGGCTGGATTTTCCTCCCTCAGAAGCCATCTGAGTTTAGAACTTGAAAAAGGGTGGGGGAGTGGAGTGGGGAAGAGGCAGAGTGAACGCACAGGGCTCCTGTggcagaagggagaaggggaagttATGTCACCAGGAGgaccagggaggggacagaggattTGTCTCAGAGGATGAATTTTAGTGGATCCCCATTTTTCATGGATTCCATATTTGCAACTTCGCCTACTCATTAAAACCTACTGGTAACCCCAACATCGATACTCATGGTGCTTCTGTGGTCATTTTTGGATACACACAGAGGCTGAAAAATTTGAgtcacccaacacacacactgtCAGCCGAGGGGGAACAAGGTGAGGCTCTGCCTGCTCCTTGTGGCTCTTGTACGGTGACCAAGTGCCCTTTGGTGGTCTAGTAccatgttttcttaattttcatgctttttgttggtgatttcatCGTTTAAAATGGCACCCAGAGGGCTgttgaagtgctgtctagtgttcctgATCAGGAGAGGGTGGTGATGTGCCTTACGGAGAAAATAGGCGCCTTAGAGAAGCTTTGTTCAAGCGTGCGTTATAACGCTGTTGGCTGTGAGCTCGGTGTGAAAGACTCAGCAACATATGTGTTAattaaggtgtctttaaacagaaacacacataaaacaaggtcaTGTATTGA
Coding sequences within:
- the CABP5 gene encoding calcium-binding protein 5, whose protein sequence is MQFPMGPACIFLRKGIAEKQRERPLGQDEIEELREAFLEFDKDRDGFISCKDLGNLMRTMGYMPTEMELTELGQQIHMNLGGRVDFDDFVELMTPKLLAETAGMIGVQEMRDAFKEFDTNGDGEITLAELQQAMQRLLGEQLTPREISEVVREADVNGDGTVDFEVHGNNTPLEEGGRTSSWDSRVRFLGFQFRIISHSARISTHDLFIAYHSLLPVSL